In Alkalimarinus alittae, the DNA window CTTCAGTGACTGAGATAGTGAGTAGGGTTTGTTTCTTAGAGGTAATGCCCGCCGCTTTTAGCTGTTTGAACCAAGCGACGTTACTTCCACCCACAACCGCGGCGTAAATAACATCCGGCTTTTTCAGACGGATTTTATTGATAACCGAACCAAATTGAGTGTTGCCCAAAGGCTTATACTCTTCGCCTACGACCTTACCGCCTAACACGTTTTCAATGTGCTTACGGGCGATCTTCATGGCGGTTCTAGGCCAGATGTAATCGGAGCCGATTAAATAGAACGTTTTTGCCTGTTTTTCTTTGGCAACCCAGTTTAGGCCATCTAAAATCTGCTGTGTGGCTTCTTGGCCGGTGTAGATAACGTTCTTCGATTGCTCTAACCCTTCATAAAAGGTCGGGTAATATAAAAGCCCGTTCTCTTTTTCAAATACAGGCAATACCGCTTTTCGTGATGCCGATGTCCATGCGCCAAAAACAGCGGCAACTTTATCTTTTACAAGTAACTTTTTACTTTTTTCAGCGAAGGTAGGCCAGTCACTCGCACCATCTTCTTGGATGATTTCAATTTGCCTTCCTAAAATGCCACCTGATTCGTTAATTTGTTTGATGGCGAGCTTTTCGGCTTCTTGTGCGCCGGTTTCACTAATTGCCATGGTGCCGGTGAGTGAGTGTA includes these proteins:
- the urtA gene encoding urea ABC transporter substrate-binding protein, whose protein sequence is MRKTNNSRLPSIMRRRFVKGLMALPAAILLSNMSLSASAADVNTTGLAVTDDTVTVGILHSLTGTMAISETGAQEAEKLAIKQINESGGILGRQIEIIQEDGASDWPTFAEKSKKLLVKDKVAAVFGAWTSASRKAVLPVFEKENGLLYYPTFYEGLEQSKNVIYTGQEATQQILDGLNWVAKEKQAKTFYLIGSDYIWPRTAMKIARKHIENVLGGKVVGEEYKPLGNTQFGSVINKIRLKKPDVIYAAVVGGSNVAWFKQLKAAGITSKKQTLLTISVTEDEVLGIGGENLEGFYSIMKYFQSQDNENNKAFVKAFKDMWGEDSVIGDVTQAAYLGPWLWKAAVEKAGSFDIDKVVAASEKGDIELTTAPEGYVKLHPNHHLWSKARVGEWKKDGQATVVYTSELIEPNPFPAGYQ